Proteins encoded within one genomic window of Arachis ipaensis cultivar K30076 chromosome B08, Araip1.1, whole genome shotgun sequence:
- the LOC107611038 gene encoding uncharacterized protein LOC107611038, with the protein MVVMMRECSAIIQREFPRKRKDPGSFHIPWTIGNLIIERAFCDIGASINLMPLSLMKKLQIHELKHTQMALQMADKSIKQALGVVENVLVNVGKFFLPVDFVILDMEEDHNTPIILGRPFLAMGIALIDVEKGELMLRVHEEHIVFHVFKSLQDPNQ; encoded by the coding sequence ATGGTTGTGATGATGAGGGAGTGTAGTGCCATCATCCAGAGAGAATTTCCAAGGaagaggaaggacccagggagctttcacATCCCCTGGACCATAGGCAACCTGATAATTGAGAGAGCATTTTGTGACATTGGTGCAAGTATAAATCTGATGCCTCTATCCTTGATGAAGAAGCTCCAAATCCATGAATTGAAACACACACAAATGGCCCTCCAAATGGCTGATaaatccattaagcaagcacttggagttgtgGAGAATGTATTGGTAAATGTGGGGAAATTTTTCCTCCCAGttgacttcgtcattctagacaTGGAGGAAGATCataacactcccatcattctaGGGAGACCCTTCTTAGCTATGGGCatagcattgatagatgttgaaaaaggagaattgatGCTAAGAGTACACGAAGAGCATATAGTGTTTCATGTCTTCAAGAGTTTGCAAGATCCCAATCAATAA